The proteins below come from a single Gossypium raimondii isolate GPD5lz chromosome 2, ASM2569854v1, whole genome shotgun sequence genomic window:
- the LOC105788825 gene encoding pentatricopeptide repeat-containing protein At4g11690, translated as MLQSLTLIPKLAKNPPLKALSLFNSSILQGLQHTPESISFTLHILLSSNLRFHSQSLLLQIISGRISSPFFTPSSLFHYLTQHCFSPNSMNQIRLYESIINAHVQSQLPDQAIYYFNQMVDKNFVVGPNTFNGIMDFLIKFYCFEKAWTLFQESKGRVKLDVYSFGILIKGCCEAGDLGKSFELLDQIEELGLAPNVVIYTTLIDGCCKNGDLEQAKLLFAKMEELGLVPNEYTYTVLINGLFKRGLENDGLELYEKMQRKGVIPSLYTYNSVMKVYCSEGKVGKAFEMFDEMRERGVACNVVTYNILIGGLCREKRLREAEKLVDQMKRTGLSPNLITYNSLIDGFCNVGKLEKARYLFGQLKTKGQSPSLVTYNILISAFSRAKDSTTIAKLVKEMEERGIRPSKVTYTIVIDAFIRSKNTEKAFELYLFMQKAGLGPDVYTYGVLIHGLCIKGNMKDAWKLFTSMDEMQLKPNDVIYNTMVHGYCKQGSSYRALRLLQEMKEKRLVPNVASYNSTIGVLCKDGKWQEAEALVTEMVESGFKPTVSIYNLISEIKNNT; from the coding sequence ATGCTTCAATCTCTGACTCTCATTCCCAAATTGGCGAAGAACCCACCTCTCAAAGCTCTCTCcctcttcaactcttcaatccTCCAAGGTCTTCAACACACCCCTGAATCCATATCCTTCACTCTACACATTCTTCTTTCTTCCAACTTGCGCTTTCATTCTCAGTCCCTTCTCCTCCAAATCATCTCTGGTAGAATCTCCTCCCCTTTCTTCACTCCTTCGTCTCTATTCCACTATTTAACTCAACACTGTTTTAGTCCCAACTCGATGAATCAAATCCGTCTGTATGAATCCATTATCAACGCCCATGTTCAATCCCAGTTACCTGATCAAGCcatttattatttcaatcaaatgGTAGACAAAAACTTTGTGGTTGGACCCAATACTTTCAATGGCATAATGGATTtccttataaaattttattgttttgagaAAGCTTGGACCCTATTTCAAGAATCCAAGGGGAGGGTTAAGTTGGATGTTTATAGTTTTGGGATACTGATCAAAGGGTGTTGCGAGGCAGGGGATTTAGGCAAAAGTTTTGAGCTTTTAGATCAGATTGAAGAGTTGGGTTTGGCTCCAAATGTTGTTATATATACTACTTTGATTGATGGGTGCTGTAAAAATGGTGACTTGGAGCAGGCAAAGCTGTTGTTTGCCAAAATGGAGGAGCTTGGTTTGGTTCCTAATGAATATACATACACGGTTTTAATCAATGGGTTGTTTAAAAGGGGACTTGAAAATGATGGGTTAGAGCTATATGAGAAGATGCAGCGTAAAGGGGTAATTCCTAGTTTATATACTTACAATTCAGTGATGAAAGTGTACTGCAGTGAAGGAAAAGTAGGTAAAGCTTTCGAAATGTTCGATGAAATGCGTGAAAGAGGAGTAGCATGTAATGTTGTTACGTACAATATATTGATTGGTGGGTTGTGTAGAGAGAAAAGGTTAAGGGAGGCTGAAAAATTAGTGGATCAAATGAAGAGGACTGGTTTAAGTCCGAATTTGATTACATATAATTCGCTCATAGATGGTTTTTGTAATGTTGGAAAGTTGGAGAAGGCTAGGTATTTATTTGGTCAATTGAAAACCAAGGGTCAATCTCCATCTTTGGTGACTTACAACATTCTTATTTCGGCGTTCTCTAGAGCGAAAGACTCGACAACAATCGCTAAGTTGGTCAAGGAAATGGAGGAGAGAGGGATAAGACCTTCTAAAGTAACGTATACAATTGTAATTGATGCATTCATTAGATCAAAAAACACAGAGAAAGCATTTGAGTTATATTTGTTCATGCAGAAGGCCGGTTTGGGTCCGGATGTTTACACGTACGGTGTCTTGATCCACGGGTTGTGCATAAAGGGAAACATGAAGGATGCATGGAAACTATTTACATCAATGGATGAAATGCAGTTGAAGCCTAATGATGTGATATACAACACGATGGTTCACGGGTATTGCAAACAAGGTAGCTCCTATAGAGCCCTGAGGCTGCTTCaagaaatgaaagagaaaaGGCTGGTTCCTAATGTAGCTAGCTACAACTCTACTATTGGAGTTCTTTGCAAGGATGGGAAATGGCAAGAGGCTGAGGCTTTAGTGACTGAGATGGTTGAATCAGGTTTTAAACCTACAGTCTCCATATATAATCTAATCtctgaaataaaaaacaatacaTAG
- the LOC105788827 gene encoding mitochondrial import inner membrane translocase subunit TIM9 encodes MDKNMLAGLEGLPEEDKARMSSMIDHLQLRDSLRMYNSLVERCFNDCVDNFTRKALQKQEETCVMRCAEKFLKHSMRVGLRFAELNSQAATQD; translated from the exons ATGGACAAGAACATGTTAGCAGGTCTCGAGGGTCTCCCTGAAGAAGATAAGGCCCGAATGTCTTCCATGATCGACCATCTTCAGCTTCGTGATAG TCTAAGAATGTATAATTCTCTTGTGGAGAGATGCTTCAATGACTGCGTGGACAACTTCACTCGCAAGGCTCTGCAGAAGCAAGAGGAGACCTGCGTCATGCGATGCGCGGAGAAGTTCTTGAAGCACTCAATGCGTGTAGGACTGAGGTTTGCAGAGCTTAACTCGCAGGCCGCAACACAAGATTAA
- the LOC105788828 gene encoding protein TRM32 isoform X1 produces MGREIDNDDDVEFGSYHHHHPGCMGAIFDYHHWYNVKKMFPYRKYNRGRHVRCCANPRTISMEREVIETQGLLHAEVDHFQVPQQTRKTSLSINKGSNKTSTKAFSARPELLQMYSTHHLEHSGFGFGWINPIILINMRTDTSGMSSTSSPAEGKTSDSPRTRYLQFSTLEHKQKEVWSFRKGEKKQVAGTQSSQGSDSQKRNRFIMNRLKDFKQRIKQAIKESKKGTNHTIQASINEDGTDLDINNGGLNRMSRTKLINESLDRYTESFKHGAHNRPKSISIGEGIDKFELVEVVIEAELQENMREINNHDNFSSTCLSMETNDENIAKPCDLAMEETSPHQEQERVCEDNPSREQEVDLCYNYVRDILELSGLLQNQCLHPWYSPHQPLNPLLFKQLETLLHPELKHCSIDDHQLVFDLVNEALVGMSEKACVHKFPKPFNRGIGLMFKGNAVLLQEVWRYVSGNMGFQQEHDGSLDDIVGRDMEKDAWMFLQGEDDFVALELQELVFDGLLDELLCD; encoded by the exons ATGGGAAGGGAAattgataatgatgatgatgttgaattTGGGAGTTATCATCACCACCATCCTGGTTGCATGGGGGCCATATTTGATTATCATCATTGGTATAATGTCAAAAAGATGTTCCCATACAGAAAGTACAACAGGGGAAGACATGTCAGAT GCTGTGCAAATCCACGAACTATTTCCATGGAACGTGAAGTCATTGAAACCCAAGGATTGTTACATGCTGAGGTTGACCACTTCCAA GTTCCACAGCAAACAAGAAAAACAAGTCTATCCATCAACAAAGGCTCAAATAAAACCTCCACAAAGGCGTTTTCAGCAAGACCAGAGTTACTGCAAATGTATTCAACCCATCATTTGGAACATTCAGGTTTCGGTTTTGGTTGGATTAATCCAATTATTCTCATCAATATGAGAACTGACACCTCTGGTATGAGCTCGACTTCGTCTCCAGCAGAAGGGAAAACGTCTGATTCACCACGAACTCGATATCTGCAGTTTAGTACACTCGAGCATAAGCAGAAGGAAGTTTGGTCATtcagaaaaggagaaaaaaaacaagttgCTGGTACTCAATCATCCCAGGGATCTGATTCTCAAAAGCGGAACCGTTTCATTATGAATCGACTCAAGGATTTTAAGCAGAGAATTAAGCAGGCCATCAAGGAAAGCAAAAAGGGTACTAACCACACCATTCAAGCTTCTATAAATGAAGATGGTACTGATCTTGATATCAACAATGGTGGACTCAATAGGATGAGCAGAACGAAGTTGATAAACGAGTCATTAGATCGATACACGGAATCTTTCAAGCATGGTGCACATAATAGACCAAAATCAATCAGTATTGGTGAAGGTATAGATAAGTTTGAACTAGTGGAAGTTGTTATAGAAGCTGAATTGCAGGAGAACATGAGAGAAATAAATAACCATGATAATTTTAGTTCAACTTGTTTATCAATGGAAACAAATGATGAAAACATTGCTAAACCATGTGACTTAGCAATGGAGGAAACCAGTCCTCACCAAGAACAAGAGCGTGTTTGTGAAGACAATCCAAGCAGAGAACAAGAGGTTGATTTATGTTACAATTACGTTAGAGATATTCTGGAGCTATCAGGTTTGCTACAAAACCAATGCCTCCATCCATGGTACTCACCACACCAACCATTGAACCCTTTGCTGTTCAAGCAACTGGAGACATTGCTGCACCCTGAACTTAAACATTGCTCCATTGATGATCACCAGCTTGTTTTTGATCTAGTTAATGAGGCACTCGTGGGGATGAGTGAAAAAGCATGTGTTCATAAATTCCCCAAGCCCTTTAACCGTGGCATTGGTTTAATGTTTAAAGGAAACGCTGTTCTTCTTCAAGAGGTGTGGAGATACGTCAGTGGGAACATGGGGTTTCAACAGGAACATGATGGGTCGTTGGATGATATTGTGGGTCGAGATATGGAGAAAGATGCTTGGATGTTCCTTCAAGGTGAAGATGACTTTGTGGCACTTGAGCTTCAAGAGTTGGTTTTCGATGGGCTTTTAGATGAACTTCTTTGTGACTGA
- the LOC105788828 gene encoding protein TRM32 isoform X2, giving the protein MGREIDNDDDVEFGSYHHHHPGCMGAIFDYHHWYNVKKMFPYRKYNRGRHVRCCANPRTISMEREVIETQGLLHAEVPQQTRKTSLSINKGSNKTSTKAFSARPELLQMYSTHHLEHSGFGFGWINPIILINMRTDTSGMSSTSSPAEGKTSDSPRTRYLQFSTLEHKQKEVWSFRKGEKKQVAGTQSSQGSDSQKRNRFIMNRLKDFKQRIKQAIKESKKGTNHTIQASINEDGTDLDINNGGLNRMSRTKLINESLDRYTESFKHGAHNRPKSISIGEGIDKFELVEVVIEAELQENMREINNHDNFSSTCLSMETNDENIAKPCDLAMEETSPHQEQERVCEDNPSREQEVDLCYNYVRDILELSGLLQNQCLHPWYSPHQPLNPLLFKQLETLLHPELKHCSIDDHQLVFDLVNEALVGMSEKACVHKFPKPFNRGIGLMFKGNAVLLQEVWRYVSGNMGFQQEHDGSLDDIVGRDMEKDAWMFLQGEDDFVALELQELVFDGLLDELLCD; this is encoded by the exons ATGGGAAGGGAAattgataatgatgatgatgttgaattTGGGAGTTATCATCACCACCATCCTGGTTGCATGGGGGCCATATTTGATTATCATCATTGGTATAATGTCAAAAAGATGTTCCCATACAGAAAGTACAACAGGGGAAGACATGTCAGAT GCTGTGCAAATCCACGAACTATTTCCATGGAACGTGAAGTCATTGAAACCCAAGGATTGTTACATGCTGAG GTTCCACAGCAAACAAGAAAAACAAGTCTATCCATCAACAAAGGCTCAAATAAAACCTCCACAAAGGCGTTTTCAGCAAGACCAGAGTTACTGCAAATGTATTCAACCCATCATTTGGAACATTCAGGTTTCGGTTTTGGTTGGATTAATCCAATTATTCTCATCAATATGAGAACTGACACCTCTGGTATGAGCTCGACTTCGTCTCCAGCAGAAGGGAAAACGTCTGATTCACCACGAACTCGATATCTGCAGTTTAGTACACTCGAGCATAAGCAGAAGGAAGTTTGGTCATtcagaaaaggagaaaaaaaacaagttgCTGGTACTCAATCATCCCAGGGATCTGATTCTCAAAAGCGGAACCGTTTCATTATGAATCGACTCAAGGATTTTAAGCAGAGAATTAAGCAGGCCATCAAGGAAAGCAAAAAGGGTACTAACCACACCATTCAAGCTTCTATAAATGAAGATGGTACTGATCTTGATATCAACAATGGTGGACTCAATAGGATGAGCAGAACGAAGTTGATAAACGAGTCATTAGATCGATACACGGAATCTTTCAAGCATGGTGCACATAATAGACCAAAATCAATCAGTATTGGTGAAGGTATAGATAAGTTTGAACTAGTGGAAGTTGTTATAGAAGCTGAATTGCAGGAGAACATGAGAGAAATAAATAACCATGATAATTTTAGTTCAACTTGTTTATCAATGGAAACAAATGATGAAAACATTGCTAAACCATGTGACTTAGCAATGGAGGAAACCAGTCCTCACCAAGAACAAGAGCGTGTTTGTGAAGACAATCCAAGCAGAGAACAAGAGGTTGATTTATGTTACAATTACGTTAGAGATATTCTGGAGCTATCAGGTTTGCTACAAAACCAATGCCTCCATCCATGGTACTCACCACACCAACCATTGAACCCTTTGCTGTTCAAGCAACTGGAGACATTGCTGCACCCTGAACTTAAACATTGCTCCATTGATGATCACCAGCTTGTTTTTGATCTAGTTAATGAGGCACTCGTGGGGATGAGTGAAAAAGCATGTGTTCATAAATTCCCCAAGCCCTTTAACCGTGGCATTGGTTTAATGTTTAAAGGAAACGCTGTTCTTCTTCAAGAGGTGTGGAGATACGTCAGTGGGAACATGGGGTTTCAACAGGAACATGATGGGTCGTTGGATGATATTGTGGGTCGAGATATGGAGAAAGATGCTTGGATGTTCCTTCAAGGTGAAGATGACTTTGTGGCACTTGAGCTTCAAGAGTTGGTTTTCGATGGGCTTTTAGATGAACTTCTTTGTGACTGA
- the LOC105788829 gene encoding fasciclin-like arabinogalactan protein 4 produces MTVSFFISHITPLTFFCFLLLSSSAAADLNITSILSSFQNLTSFSSLLTSSSVASDLTRRQDPITVLAVPNSYLSIPPASDLTRRLPPSSLGDILRYHVLLHYFSWTDLLQIPPSGVLVTTLLQTTSRAPANFGAVNITRNPLTNSITIQSPVTFSPSNATVLSVIKTLPYNITILAVDSLLVPYDFNLMTSETRPPLGLNITKALIDGHNFNVAAAMLSASGVVDEFEADEGGAGITLFVPTDGAFGDLPGNVRLKSLPADKKSVVLKFHVLHSYYPLGSLESIVNPVQPTLATEDNGAGSFTLNISRVNGSVAIDTGIVQASVTQTVFDQNPVAIFGVSKVLLPREVFGKDSAGAMAKPGNPVVGTNVQPPETSPSPENSPWLSGPASSPSGFHEDMKSNGERFRLQSCIVALCCIGLYLLV; encoded by the coding sequence ATGACAGTTTCATTCTTTATTTCCCATATTACCCCTCTCACATTCTTTTGTTTCCTCCTCCTATCCTCCTCCGCCGCCGCTGATCTCAACATAACCTCCATCCTCTCCTCCTTCCAAAATCTAACCTCCTTCTCCTCCCTCCTCACCTCCTCATCAGTCGCCTCTGACCTCACGCGTCGCCAAGACCCCATCACTGTACTCGCCGTCCCCAACTCTTACCTCTCCATTCCTCCTGCTTCCGACCTCACGCGCCGCCTCCCACCGTCCTCACTCGGCGACATCCTCCGTTACCACGTCCTCCTACATTATTTCTCCTGGACCGACCTCCTCCAGATCCCGCCGTCCGGCGTCCTCGTAACCACCCTCCTCCAAACAACTAGCCGCGCCCCTGCCAACTTCGGCGCCGTCAACATCACGCGCAACCCGTTAACTAACTCCATTACGATCCAATCACCGGTCACTTTCTCCCCTTCAAACGCCACCGTTTTGTCCGTGATCAAGACGCTGCCGTACAACATCACGATCCTCGCCGTTGATTCCCTCCTCGTTCCGTATGACTTCAATTTAATGACTTCAGAAACCCGCCCTCCCCTGGGCCTCAACATTACCAAAGCCTTAATCGACGGCCACAATTTCAACGTTGCCGCCGCAATGTTATCCGCCTCCGGTGTCGTCGATGAATTCGAAGCCGACGAAGGCGGCGCCGGGATCACACTCTTCGTCCCCACCGACGGCGCTTTCGGCGATCTGCCGGGAAACGTTAGATTAAAGTCTCTTCCGGCGGATAAGAAATCGGTGGTTCTAAAATTCCACGTGCTTCATTCATATTATCCTTTGGGTTCGCTCGAGTCGATCGTGAACCCGGTTCAACCCACGCTGGCGACGGAGGATAACGGCGCCGGCAGCTTCACTCTCAACATTTCTCGAGTCAACGGATCCGTTGCGATCGATACGGGGATTGTTCAAGCGTCGGTTACCCAAACAGTTTTCGACCAAAACCCCGTCGCCATTTTTGGGGTTTCCAAGGTTTTATTGCCTAGAGAGGTTTTCGGGAAAGATTCAGCCGGGGCAATGGCGAAGCCGGGGAATCCTGTGGTGGGGACGAACGTTCAGCCGCCGGAAACATCCCCGTCCCCGGAGAATTCACCTTGGTTAAGCGGTCCAGCTTCATCCCCGTCTGGTTTTCACGAAGATATGAAATCTAACGGTGAGAGATTCCGATTGCAAAGCTGCATTGTTGCTCTATGTTGTATAGGATTGTATCTACTGGTATGA